AATGTAAGTAAAAGAAATTCAGGGAAACTGCTAATGTCCAATTCAGGTTGGTTAGATACCTCGATTCCCCCTCATAATTCAAGGTGCAAACAAAGAAATAAACAGGTGCATTTACAACAACAGTGAGCAAGAGCAAATTAAGGAACCTGTGGACTGCTCAATCAGATTGGTTACACATACTTTGACTTCCCCTTGTAATTCACAGTGACAAAGAAAGAGATGAACGGCCGCTTTGACAATATCAACAGTGTGCAAAAAAAGCCAAATcatcaaaaaaaaagggggccGATGGGGCTGCAGTAGAAAAAGCTCCGGGAGCACGATGGAGGGGGCAGAGAGGGCGCCTGGGTCGCCACAGAGGCTGCGTCTAGGTCGCAGCGGAGGCCGGAGGTGGCGCGGGCGCCCGCCGTGCGACGGGGACCAGGGGGTGACGAATCCGGAGGTCGGGGCGGCGAAGGATGGAGGcgtcgagggcggcggcagcggggtggcggcgcggacggGGCTGCGACGGGAGAGGGTGGGTGAGCGAGAGGAGCGCGGGGCGTTGCGGAGGAATAGATGCCGTCATGTGGAGAAAGAGGAAGTCAGGAACAAATGCGGACGAGCGTGGACCGTTGATtctgcgggaggatccttcgagcAATCTTAGCCTTCGATTGTTTAggactcaccaccaccactatgtttttttaaaatagtaaaGATACGCTCTATCTTTATAATTAGAATTAGATTTAATCCAAATCATAATCACATACCGGCCAGCACACATGGGATACAGCTTCTATTTTCTGGCTTGTTTCCTTTATCCTTTAAAGTTCAATTTTTATCCTCCTTCAATCGGGCATAGGAAGAAAATTCCCAGCATAAGTCTATTTATCTCCCTGTAACTACAGTAGCTTCTTCAAGCTCCAGTCAAGCCAGAGCCTGCCTACACCCGACGCCACCCCAATCCCGCGTCCGATTCAACCAAAGGCACAGATAATCTCAAATTAGTGAGGGCTTTTGATCTATATCTCCtactctatctttcccctcaagaaacTGAAGGAAATCCAGGTCAATCGCTCCCGTATCGAGCTTGAACTCAAGTTTATCTCTTCGGTGAACCCTAATTTTATCTCTCCGATGAACTCGAGTCCGATTCAACCAAATTAGCGTGTTGACGAACAAAAACGCGGACAAAAACAAGGTGACAAACGAAAAGTTACAAATTTTTTacttagggcttgtttagttggcaaaaaaatttGCCCCTatatgtcatatcggatatacgaacacagatttaaagtattaaatgtagtctaataacaaaacaaattatagattccgctaGGAAACTGTAAGagaaatttattaaacctaattaattcatcattaccaattatttactgtaacaccacattatcaaattatggtgcaattagacttaaaatatCCATCTTGCAAATTCCTGACGAACtgtgtaattttattttttatgtgacagcgtattttgtttgggaactacCCTGGATCCTAGTTAAGATAAGATTTGCATCCTCTGCCGGTCAACGGATCGACCTCGCCTTCTCAgtaaaaaccaaaaaaagaaaaagaaaaagaaaaagaaaaaccctcgGCTTCTCGgcttcctcctccggccagccGGGCGAGGTGAGGCCGTTGTGCGGCCGCCGTTGCTCACTacctgttcgacggaatgcctcCCACAAAAAAGGCCAAgaaagcggcagcggcgggcggaggcgacCTCACCGGCGCCCTCCCGGACGCGATGCTGCACCgcatcctctccctcctcccggcGCAGGAGGCCGTGCGGACGTGCGTGCTGgcccggcggtggcgccacctCTGGAGGTCCGCCCCAGGCCTGCgcgtcgtccgcgccgccggtcggccgccggcgaccgtcGAGGAGCTCCAGGGGTTCGTCGACCACCTCCTGCTCCTCCGCGGGGGCTCCCCTCTCGACACCTGCGAGCTTTCCTTCGATCAGATCCGCAGACAAGACATTCCCCGCGTGAACCTCTGGATTCGTCACATTGTCATGTGCAAAGTCCGAGTGCTCGTGCTTCACTTCCATCCTCATTGTCAATTGGACAAACTGCCTCTGGTTTCCCAGCACCTGACGAGGTTGGAGCTTTCTGGTCTGATCTTAAACGACAGCTTCCTCGATTTCTCGAGCTGCCCGGCATTGGATTATCTAGACATTGTCCAATGttacttctcttcttctctgaCGAATATCACATCGCAGTCGCTAAAGCGGCTAAGAATCATTAAATGTTATACTGGTTCCCGCCCTCATGTGCATGCCACAAATCTCGTTTCACTGCATCTGGATACCATAACAAGGACTCCTGTGCTTGAGAGATTGCCATCATTAGTGAAAGCAGACATCAAACTTAATAGTCAGTGTCGCGATTTCTGTAGTTTTGATGACTTTTCTGGGGGTTGCAATCATGAATTCTGCGGCGGTTGTCGTGGCGTACAAGCTGAGAACTGCGTGCTTCTGCGAGGTTTATCAGAAGCTAAGAATCTGGCATTGGTAGCTGAAACTAAAATGGTACGCCACATGATCATATTCACCTTTGCATTTTATTTAACAGTGAGGATCATTGATCTTTTCCATATGCTCAGTTTGTTTTCAGAAGAGACTTGAAGTGGTGCCCTATCTTTAGGAATTTGAAGACTTTGTTACTCAATGAATGCTGGTGTGTGCCTTCCGATTTGAGTGCGCTAGCATGCATTCTTCAGCATTCACCTGTTTTAGAAAAGCTCACTCTTCAACTTTTTTCGATGGTATGCAGATTTTACGAATGAGCAGTTGTTGAGCTGTATAGAATTACTGTGCATCATTGATAATATTGTTTTCTGTTCATTCCAGGGACCTAAACATAAAGTGGAAATGAAGGGAAGCCGCCATCCATCGGGGGTGTCAGCTGCAATGTTAAAATATCTTGAGATTGTCGAGGTCAAATGTGAAGTGGTTGATGAGAGTGTTCTCGATGTTTTGAAGTTCCTAAGCTCACTTAACATATGTAAGATAACTACTGGCACTCATGCCTTTTATATTCATTCGATTTGCATTTAAATGTGGAATAGAAAAGCAAGCAACTAGGAAACTCCCAGGTTAGTAAAAGAAGCAGTGAATTTTTGGGATTCTAAATAAGTTAACAATTGTCATACGGAAACATATATGTAGATAAGAGTCTTTCATGTTTTCCATGTGGGAATGAATGAAGAAACTATGTCATTGGAATAACACTGAATGTTACATCAATTGGAGAGAAAAATTAATACCCGCATTACATATGGTGGGTACAGAACAAAAACAAGTGTTAATCCTCAAAGCTGTACTTGATAAGTCCTCAAAACTTGTTGCATTCATGAGATGTTGACATGTGATTAGTTCAGATCATTATGTCTGAATTGAGTTGTTTCGAGCAGCAGCAGTgagctttgttattgttttaACTGACCTTCTTATaagagaaaatccaagaaatgccattgacaagcgttcaaatcctagaaatgccatcgataagtatgagttccaagaaatgccatcgtataaacaactttgtcccaaaaataccatcgccgttagggttccgtccattttGCGCTgttaagttctataggatgaacaatGTATATAACGGCGCAAAATAGACGGAACCATGTCATGTTTTCGTATAACGTATGTCAAGCTTTCAAGTGAAATTGTTATGCGCTGAATCTTATTTCTGCCTCTTACGTTTCCTCGTCATGTTTTTTTCTACTCAGGCTTCACTTTCAAGAAATAGAAGGGTtgggaagaagatggacgtACTGCTCGAAGGAAATGGAATGCTCCATCAGGGAAGCACCCACAATACTTGAAATTACGTGTTTTATCTGTGGGATTCTGTTGAGATCTGCGTGTAGGAACAACGTAAGTCAGCTATGAGTTTGTAGTTGTACCGTTTATGTGGGCATGGATTACCGTACTACTATCGTATCTAGTCAATACCCCAGTTTATGCCTTGAATCCgtggttctatttttcttaagcCATGATTCATTCCTTGATTCCCATAAGCACAAAATTTAACATGCTTCAAAGTTgatgtcccataatataatatgGCATGTTGATTCCATCTGAATCAAACTGAACTTACCAAAGGTCGACTTCCATCAAGTTTCACATCAAAAGAAACCGGAAAGGTATGGCCATGGGTCGTAACAGAATTAAACAATGCACCTTAATTTCTTTCCAACCGGAAACTGTGAAAACTTTAGGGACCGTAACACGGTAAcagaggctgtgtttagttgttttggcaaaaaaaaatttgacgtatacggatatacatttgaagtattaaacatagactaataacaaaataaattacagattcctcATGTACACAGTgtgacgaatttattaagcctaattaatccgtcattagcaaatgttcattgtagcaccacattatcaaatcatggtgtcgcaatttacatgcaaactgtgtaattggttttttttgttaatatttaatgcttcatgtatgtgtccaaacatttgatgtgacggaataattggaagtttaaaggaAACTGAACACAGCCTGAATTAAACAGTGTACCTTAATTTCTTTCCAACCCAAAACTGTGAAAACTTTAGGCGTCCAAAGTGATCATTAGATTTTGCGAGTTTCTCCGCTTAGCTTGTAGGATAGTATCATCTAACGTAGTAAACCTGGCAAAGATGAAAATCAATAAAAGGACTTGAACTGAGCAGCCATTCCTTTCAAAGACAAAGACCACATTCTCCAAAGAATTACATCTGGATGACACATGCTACTAATCAGTCATACAAGCAGCATTAATTAGGACTGCATAGTCAAAAGAGCAGAAAGTATACAACATATACTTGTGGAAACCACTTCTTCAGTTCAGCGTAGAGAAGACGTCCCTGTGGCCTCAGAGATGTTTCGATTGCCCCTCATATACCGGGCCTCACACCACAGTTACCACTTCTCATCAATGATACTCCTTAGagaaccaaaaagaaaaacatataaaaaaacatataaataaagagagagaaaagagaaaggggaaaactgaaaaagagaaaagagaaagggaaaaacggaaaagaaaaaaaattgggagaGATTGGATTCgaagagaaaggggaaaactgaaaagaaaaaaatttgggagaGACTGGATTCgaagagaaaggggaaaactgaaaagaaaaaaaattagaacccTGGTACATGGGGTTACAGCTGAAGCTCACTACCATTGTGCTATAGGTGGTTCATTGGAAATGAATGCACAATAATTTAAATCGTCAGGACTTCAGTGCCAAATTAAGCTATGATGACTACCAATCCATGCCACCTCGGATTAGAGCTTAGCGCCAATGACGTTGGTGCTGAGACGTTATAGATCAATGCCAAGATCCATGGCGCTAAGTCGACGGCCTATTTTTGATTGAAGTTTTTTTAAGGactagtttcaaaataagtttttgagaAGGatcaatttgtaaaaaaaaagggtactCCTTCTGGGAGAAAGTTCCACGTCTTCTTTCCACCATTTTATTCCTCGCCTCACACCACAGTTACCACTTCTCATCGACTTTGGTTCGACCAAATTTTGCCTTGGTTATTGCTTGTGGCTTTGCCATCACATCACTAGTTGCTTGGGAGCTCTAGCAGCATCAACCTATCATGAGTTATGAACAAGACCTGCATATAAACCTCCGACGTTTTGAATAAAAACCCCCTACATTACTTCCTATTATCGGGCATGATCATAGCATCTTTCTCAGTATTTTGTTTCACTGGTGAGAAAAATTGCTAGCAGAAACCTTTTCTCGAAAACAAACACATGGCAACCACAGATCAATTAGTGATTGGCTGCTCTTCAACCTACGGAAAACTCCGAATTATTATCAGTTGGACAAATTGCATCGATTTCCAAATCTTTAAAACCGATTTCAGGGACCAAACTCTACCTTACTATTGGGCCACGTGGAGCTCTGTAAGTTTGCCAATGCCCTAGCCAAGAATTTGACACGTGTCCATGTGGAGGAAACACTGGTACTAGGTGGGAACTGGAAGTTTCACCGtgaaatcgaaaaaaaaaatgcattggcGTGTACAGCCCAATCGCAATGCCTGCCCTAGGCCTGGTCGTCCGGCGCCGTTGTTGCTACATCATTTTGCATTGTTGCGTTATCAGGCTAAGGGTGCACAGAGGACCAAGCAGAAATATATttctacaaaataaataataaaaaactaaataacaGAAATAAGGTGAAAGATTAGATGAAAATTTGCAATACTAAGAACCATTATTTCTTCAAATGTGTGAAGTGAGTGTAACTCAACTGGATAAGTTACTTGTGGTGAAACCAGCCCAGACGACgagtgctcgtatttacggctaatatTTTTTAGTGATAGACAACATATCCATCAACAACGATGCAACTATGAGCCGTGCtgactttgtcaatctcaaaatatgccGACCCAGTCTTTTTAATATGCTCATATGGGTGGTTCATAGGCATGAGCGTATGCGCGTTGTGGGCGTCTATGTTTGTACcgtgtttaaaaaaaacaaatttctttGAATGTGCATTTTACTATTTTACCTTATACACCATTTTTTGGTTAATAAAATTGCCACAGTTTTGAGGAAACATAATATTGCCGCATCTCATTATTTGATATGAAGTTTGCTAGAGTGATAAATATACCTCGATAAGAGGTACGTAAATTTTCTACATTCTAAATAAGCCCTAAATAAAATATACATGCTATAAATTTATCGGTGCGCCAACAGGCGCGCTGATTTTTCTAGTGATTCTTGCAAAGGAGAACCCAGTAAAGGCTCTGTATCAAGGTTCATGGTGCGCCGTTTCCCAAGTGAGGAGCCTCTGTTTTTCAGTTGCTGTACAAGAATGAACGAACCTATTGCAAATAAACCAACGGTAACCCTGCATATTAGTCATTTTGTCACTGTCATCACCATCAGCACTGCAACAGCTATCCATCCACATACTAATAATAAATCATGCCATGATTATACTAGATAGGTCACTGAGACATCCAACTAGAACATATAGGCCTCGGTCGAGGACTGAGGTGATTACCACGTAAAGATAGGTCCATGCTACATGATCCAGGCTAGTTTACATTACCAGTTCTAAGCTAGAGGTGATTAGTAAGGTGAAGCCAGGTCCATAATACTACATGATCCAGGCAAGTTTACATTAACAGTTCTAAGCTGGAGGCCAATGGTGCAGGCGCACTGTGCATCTTTCTGGTAGACAAAATACAGCAACCTCGTTTTCCATGTTTTCCCTTCTGCTCGAAATTGAACCCTGTACAAAGCATGAAAAGCACAAATAAGCACTCAAGAAGGGCCATCTGGGCCCAAATGGAAATTTCTTAAGTTTCAACTGTTTTGCAAGAGGAAATAATTGCAGTTATCAAATATGCAATGGGTAACCAATGCCTTCTCTTCTCGAATACATCTTGTGCCCCAAATGCGAGCAGAAGTGGCACAATTTCTTGTGAGCATGTTATCCATCATAAAATTCTCTCACACATGGTCTACTCAACCAATACATTCTTGTCCGAAGTTTCTCCCCTAACTGATAATCGAAGGCGCTGCACCCCAGAGGCCTGCCCACTGCAATCTATGTGAGCATAGCAACACATGAACACAGGGGTGGTACTCCTTGCCTCCTTGGCCATACTCCTGTGCTGTTTCGCTAATCTGCCAGATAATTTTGGCATTTTGATTGTCCAATCTAATCTGTAATGTGTACTGTCACATAAAACACAACTGCTGCTAAAGATGGACGGATGGATGGAAAGAGTGATGGTAGTGTCGTCAAGATATTTGGTCGTCACTTTTCCTGAATGCAATTTCATATTCACATTGATATTGGATGTCTTTTCTCTAAATCcacatattttcatatataccaATCTGTTAACTCAAACCACCGGAGATAGAAAGGACTGACTTCACATCATAATTAAATTTAAGAAAATGTTGTCTCAACTCAATCTGCTTTCCAATGTCACTAAAATGAAAAATCTGGTGTATaatgtttctaaattttttacCTTTACATTTAGATTAAGTATATAGTTTCTTCATTGCTTGGGTATATCTAAACATAGGGCAGTTGCAGAAAAAACAAGGTTCACGAGAGCGAGCAACTAATTACCTTACAATGGAATCATGGCTCAAATGTCAAATTAACCTTTCGATATTAAATTGCACAATATATCTCCCCCAGGTAATCAAGATCTTCCAAAGTTTGAAAATCTCTTCTTGAACAGATACTGGGCATTTAACTTCAACTATCCTAAGATGCCGCAGTACAACTGGTCTTTTGAGATAGCTGGATATATCCACAGTAGGGCCATGTATCTGTTCCAAACAAAATATTCTATACAGATCAATTATGCGTGTGATATACAAGGTAACACCAATCCCTATCTTATTTGGAAGGTGTATATGGCACATACATACCTTACGGAGTTTAAGTGTGAGCTTCTGTAGAACAGGTGTGTGCTGAAGAAAGCAAAGTAGTGCATGGAAGCCACCGTCCAAATTATAATCACTGAGTACCAACGTTCTTAAATTACTAAATGTGGGGCACCATCTTAGATCCCTTTCAAAGGTCAACTGAAGAAAGTGCAAAGAAGTGAAATCAGTTCAATATTTGTACTAGTATCGAATGCAACAACAGCAAAAATGAACACAAGTATTAAGTATAGAAAGAAGATCACATGTATGAATAGAGGTGGAAGCAATTGCTACCATACATACCATCTGATAGGAAGGTGACAATTCCAAATATGTGCATCTTGACAAACCCCTGAGAAGCAGACAGGTACCACTGATGTTGTCATTATCACGGCAGTTCGCACACAGACCACATAGTGCATCATAATTGTCCTGATCAGAACAGTTGCCGTTATCACTACTATTGTTATCAGAACTGTTGCCATTGTCACTACTGTTGTTTTCAGAACTGTTGTTGTCATTATCACAAGAGTTTTCACATGGACGATGACATTCCCCACAAATACCTTCAGTACAGTGGTCCACAGCAAACCATCCAAGCCTGACAAATGCTCTTTCTAAAGATGGCATGCTTTCAAGGAGGGGTGTTTGACCATCACAATCATTTAATACCAACACTGATAAAGATTGGGAGAAGATCTTGCCAACACTGATAAAGCAAGCACGCAACTTCAGATATTCTAACGCCCGCACAGCACGAGAAATCCAGAAATTTGCCCTTGAACTTTGCCTCGCTAAGCTCCAATCTCACCAAGTTCTCCGAAACGAGAGGCGTGCCTGCAAGCTTAACGTGAATGCTGGTTCCAAGATTGATCAGTAGCACTCGAAGCTGCCACACATTGTCCAGAACATATCGGATCCACATGTCGACTTGGGCACCATCCATGTCCTTGAAACCATCAAAGCTGAACCTGCACTCATCCAGAGGACCCTGCTTTCGGCTGAGCAGCAGGTGGTTGACGAACTTGCTCAGCTTGTCCACagtggccggcgagctccccccACTGCCGGTGGTGCTAAGAAGATGGGGAGACCTCGATAAGCCCGCGATGCTCAGGCGACGGGTGGACTTCCGGAGCTCGCGCCAGCGCCTGGACAGCAAGCTCGTCTTCACAGCCTCGTGGGTCGGGAGGAACCACAGCACGCGGTGGATTACCTCGTCGGGGAGGTCGCTGAtccggtcgccgccaccgccgctccccacGCAAGCTCTCTTGCTCCCGCCCCGTGTCGGAGCCATTCCGTCGAACGGGTGGCGGGCGAGAGGAGGGGGACGTGAAACGTGAGCACGAGGAGCTCCAAGCGTCGAACAACAGGTTGGTTCGCTGCAAGTGAAGTGCTCACCTCCCGTCGTCTGCttcgctcgccggcggcggcaggaggatcCATGGAGGGAGAATGCGTGGCGCTCcagtcgccggcgacgaggtgtgTGCGTCCCGGGGAGAACTTCGTGCGGAGATTGGAGAGAATCGAGAGGGGATTTCGATTTCGGTCGAGAGACGGAGACGGGTGGGGAAATTATTAGGGTTTCATCAAATGCGGCGGTAGGCCTTTCCACTGGGTTAGTTCAGCTACAGGTCTTCAGTGGTGGTTAGttaacaccaaaattaaaagtttggttaaattGAAGCGATATGATGAAGAAAGatggaagtttgtatgtgtagaaatgttttgatgtgatggaaaag
The nucleotide sequence above comes from Oryza glaberrima chromosome 11, OglaRS2, whole genome shotgun sequence. Encoded proteins:
- the LOC127754402 gene encoding F-box protein At5g03100-like produces the protein MPPTKKAKKAAAAGGGDLTGALPDAMLHRILSLLPAQEAVRTCVLARRWRHLWRSAPGLRVVRAAGRPPATVEELQGFVDHLLLLRGGSPLDTCELSFDQIRRQDIPRVNLWIRHIVMCKVRVLVLHFHPHCQLDKLPLVSQHLTRLELSGLILNDSFLDFSSCPALDYLDIVQCYFSSSLTNITSQSLKRLRIIKCYTGSRPHVHATNLVSLHLDTITRTPVLERLPSLVKADIKLNSQCRDFCSFDDFSGGCNHEFCGGCRGVQAENCVLLRGLSEAKNLALVAETKMFVFRRDLKWCPIFRNLKTLLLNECWCVPSDLSALACILQHSPVLEKLTLQLFSMGPKHKVEMKGSRHPSGVSAAMLKYLEIVEVKCEVVDESVLDVLKFLSSLNICFTFKK
- the LOC127754407 gene encoding F-box/LRR-repeat protein At3g26922-like; amino-acid sequence: MAPTRGGSKRACVGSGGGGDRISDLPDEVIHRVLWFLPTHEAVKTSLLSRRWRELRKSTRRLSIAGLSRSPHLLSTTGSGGSSPATVDKLSKFVNHLLLSRKQGPLDECRFSFDGFKDMDGAQVDMWIRYVLDNVWQLRVLLINLGTSIHVKLAGTPLVSENLDNYDALCGLCANCRDNDNISGTCLLLRGLSRCTYLELSPSYQMLTFERDLRWCPTFSNLRTLVLSDYNLDGGFHALLCFLQHTPVLQKLTLKLRKIHGPTVDISSYLKRPVVLRHLRIVEVKCPVSVQEEIFKLWKILITWGRYIVQFNIERLI